AAAAGCAAAAGGCGCACTTTTGATGATTACGCATGATCGTTACTTTTTAGATAAAGTTTCAACAAAGATTCTTGAGCTTGATAAAGGAAAAGCTTATACATATACGGGGAATTATACAAATTTTCTTGAGTTAAAAATGATGAGGGAAGAACGAGAAGAGGCAAGTGAAAGAAAACGACAAAATTTATTGCGTACAGAATTGGCATGGATGCGTCGTGGTGCACAAGCTCGTTCGACAAAACAAAAAGCAAGAATTGAACGGTTTGAAGAATTAAGTAATAGAAAAGTTGATATTCAAAACGCTAAAATGGAAATGAGTTTGGGTTCTACACGTCTCGGTAAAACGGTAATTGAGCTTGAAAATGTTAGATATGAAGTAAATGGTGAGAAAATTATCAATGATTTTTCCTATATTGTCTTGCGAAATGATCGGGTAGCGATTATTGGGAAAAATGGTTCGGGAAAAACAACGTTACTTAATTTAATTGCTGGAAAAATTGAGCCGACAAATGGCATCATAAAAATTGGGCAAACCGTTAAAATCGGATACTTTTGTCAAAGCAATGTGGATATGGATGAAAGATTGCGTGCGATTGAGTATATTCGTGAAGCTGCGCATTTTATGACGATGGCTGATGGAACAAAGCTTAGCGCAAGTCAATTGATGGAACTGTTTTTATTTCCGGGAAATTTGCAATGGACGCCAATTGCAAAATTATCCGGTGGGGAGAAAAGACGTTTATTTTTGCTTAGAATTTTGATGAGCGAACCAAATGTATTATTGCTTGATGAGCCAACAAATGATTTGGATATTCAAACATTAGCGATATTGGAAGATTTTATTGACAATTTTAATGGGGCAATTTTATTTGTTTCGCATGACAGATATTTTATTGATCGTTTAGCAGATAAGGTTTTTGCTTATGAGGAAAATGGTAAATTAACGCAATATATTGGTGGATATTTAGATTATAAAGAGATTTTAGATAAGCGGACAGAAGATAATAAAACAGTGGTAAATGAGATTAAAACTGCGTCGAAAGAAAAACCTCGTATGGTAGCAACTAAGCGTAAACTTTCATTTAAAGAACAAAAAGAGTATGATGAAATTGAAGCTGTGATTGCTAGTGCTGAAGGTGAACTAAAAGCCGTACGGTCACAAATCAATATGGCTGGTGCAGATTTTGAACTTCTTGCACAGTTGACTAAAGATGAAGAGCAGTTAGTAAAAAGGCTAGAGAATTTAATGGAACGATGGGCATATCTTGAAGAAATTGTTGAAGGTCAATCGTAGGAGGATATCTTATTGTTTGTGTAGAAAATTACGTACAAGATGAATATAAAGGGGAGTTTAATTATGCAATTTAAGTTTTTCCATAATAACTTAAACGTTTTTGACTTAGAAAAAAGTTTGGCTTTTTATCATGAAGCTTTAGGATTAAAAGAAGTACGCCGTAAGGAAGGGAAGAATTTCACTTTAGTATTTTTGGGCGATGGTACTACTTCCCATCAATTAGAGCTGACTTATTTACATGAAAGAAAAGAGCCATATAATTTAGGCGAAAATGAATTCCATTTGGCTTTTTTAGTGGAAGATTATGAAGCAGCACATGCATTGCATGAAAAAATGGGTTGTATTTGTTATGAGAATAAAGAAATGGGCATTTATTTTATTAGCGATCCAGATGGATATTGGTTAGAAATATTGCCAGCATCTAGATATCAATAATAGGGATAATAGAAAGATGGTGTGATGATTTGGCAAAACGTAAAAGTTCGATGCAAAAAAATTTTAAATTGAATCGTCCTAAAATTGAGAAAAAAGTAAAACCGGAAGAGTTTCAGGAAGTACCCAAAATTGCAAATATCCATCAAAATCCATGGTTTATCATGCTTGTAACCTTTATTTTCTTTCCAGTGGGACTGTTTTTGTTCTATCGTTATGGTAAATATTCCAAAACAACGAAGATTTTTGGAATCATTGCATTTTTGATGTTGATGGGAATGGGCTTATATTTGGCAACAAAACCAAATCCATAATGGATATTTAGCATTTTAAGGGTTTTAGCAGTTTATTTAAATTACTGAAATGTCCTTGAGTATCATATGAATAGGAAATGCCGAGAGAAAAAAGTTTCTTTTTCGGCATTTCTTATTATCCATAGGAATAAAGTAAATTGTGATATAACTCGGAACAAGATTTCTCCCACCTCCAAATAGGTGCGAGCGCAACTGTAAATAACAGGTGGTGGCATATATCTTCCGCCTCGTTGAAACGTCGAGTGGTAGGTTTTCTTGAGGAAAACATTGAACAATGGCGTTATAATGCAATTAGAAGATTTAAAATGGGCTGGTGATTGTATGGGAGTTATAGAGTCAAAGATAAATGAATGTTTACAGGAGTTTGAGATTGATTCTATCCAATTAAAGAGGATTGCCGATGTTTTTTGTCAGGAAATTGAACGGGGATTAAAAAAAGAAAAATCTTCTTTTAAAATGTTAAAATCCTATTTGCAATTACCAAATGGTGAAGAAAAAGGACATTATTTAGCTTTGGATTTTGGAGGAACTAATCTTCGGATATTGCTAATTGCATTGCTTGGACAAGGGCGTTTTAAAGTGATAAAAAAAGTGACTGCACCGTTAATTACGGAATCGTATAATTATATAACTAACAATGTTTGTGCGGAAGAGTTATTTGATTTTATTGCGGAATTAATTAGAAAAGTTACGGATGATGAATATAGATATTTTTTAGGCCATACATTTTCTTTTCCATCGGAGCAGTCTGCATTAAATCATGCGCGACTCATAGTATGGACGAAAGAGTTTGCTGTACAAGGAGTGGAAGGAAAGGATGTTAATGCATTGCTAAGTGATGCATTAATAAGGAAAGGTCGTAGTAATATTATTCCAGTAGCTGTTATCAATGATACGGTGGCAACGATATTAGCGGCTGCATATAAGGATGATTGTGTTCATATTGGTTCAATTTGTGGAACTGGGCATAATACAGCTTATCTAGAATCTTATGACGGAAAGCGATGTCCAATGATTATCAACTTGGAATCGGGTAATTTTAGTCATTTACGATTAAATACGTTTGACAAGATTTTAGATCAACAAAGTGAAAAGAAGGGTGAACAAGTATTTGAAAAAATGGTTGCTGGAAAATATTTAGGACGGTTGCTTGTATTGGTTTTGAAGGAGTTAGGTATGCTAAAACAGGAGATAGTGCTTACAAGCAAAGATTTATCAGAGATTATACAAGATTCTAGTCCTAATTATCGGAAAACAAAAGAAATTTTTTTCGCTCAAATTGAAGATACTTTTACAGAGATGGAATATTCATATATTGTAGAGATTGCGAAACGGATTATCAGGCGTTCGGCAAGGCTTGTAACGGCTGGGTATATTGGAATTATACAACATATGGATTTTAATTTTAATAACAAGCATCATATTGCGATTGATGGTTCTTTATATGAGAAAATGCCTGGTTATGCACAATTAATTCAGAAGACTTTTGTTGAACTTTTAGGAGATGAAAAAGCAAAAAATATTAAGGTTATTTTAGAAAATCAAGGTTCTGGTATTGGTGGCGCTATTGCAGCGGCTATTTTCAATGAAGGAAGACTTGATTCGGATAGAATTATAATGCCATCTGAATCCTAGTCATCGGATAAAAATACTTGCTGAAAATGAGGTAAAGCTTATGGAACAGGGATTAAATTTAAAATTGCAGCAGAAATTAGCTATGACTCAACAATTGAGGCAGGCAATTGAGATTTTACAGTTATCTGCGCAGGAATTATCAGATTTGATTGAAAGTGAATTTTTGGAGAATCCAGCAGTGGAATTTGAAGAAGAGTATGAGGATAATTCAGAAAATGAAACTACTTATTCGTTCGAAGAAATTAAAGCTTTAGCTAAATATTTAGATGATGATACCAGTTATTCGAATGCTATGATAAATCCTGATCGAGAAGAAGTTAATTTTGAATCAAAGTCATCTTTAAAGCCGAGCTTACTTGAAACTTTAGAACTTCAAGTAGAATTAAGTTTTGTTGATCCTTTGCAGAGAAAAATTGCCCAATATATGATTGGGTGTATAGATGATAATGGATACTTAAAGAATCCCGTAGAAGAATTTGCAGCAATTTTTCATCAGAAAAGGAGTTATATAGAAGAGGTATTAGAGGTTATTCAAACTTTTGAGCCGGATGGCGTAGGGGCAAGATCATTGAAAGAGTGTTTGACGATTCAAG
This genomic interval from Selenobaculum gibii contains the following:
- a CDS encoding hexokinase family protein, with the protein product MNNGVIMQLEDLKWAGDCMGVIESKINECLQEFEIDSIQLKRIADVFCQEIERGLKKEKSSFKMLKSYLQLPNGEEKGHYLALDFGGTNLRILLIALLGQGRFKVIKKVTAPLITESYNYITNNVCAEELFDFIAELIRKVTDDEYRYFLGHTFSFPSEQSALNHARLIVWTKEFAVQGVEGKDVNALLSDALIRKGRSNIIPVAVINDTVATILAAAYKDDCVHIGSICGTGHNTAYLESYDGKRCPMIINLESGNFSHLRLNTFDKILDQQSEKKGEQVFEKMVAGKYLGRLLVLVLKELGMLKQEIVLTSKDLSEIIQDSSPNYRKTKEIFFAQIEDTFTEMEYSYIVEIAKRIIRRSARLVTAGYIGIIQHMDFNFNNKHHIAIDGSLYEKMPGYAQLIQKTFVELLGDEKAKNIKVILENQGSGIGGAIAAAIFNEGRLDSDRIIMPSES
- a CDS encoding ABC-F family ATP-binding cassette domain-containing protein, with protein sequence MILSIENLTKTYGDKTLFENISFGIDEGDKIGIVGVNGTGKSTFIKTIAGLLPADSGNLIKAKTMRVGYLAQDSELDAENTILMEVFKGTDPLMQVLREYEMLLSISEKAAEDKNIQQQLLNLSQKIDELDGWQIESDAKTVLTKLGIRDYNLKAGQLSGGMAKRVALASALIQPCELLILDEPTNHLDSETICWLEEYLKKAKGALLMITHDRYFLDKVSTKILELDKGKAYTYTGNYTNFLELKMMREEREEASERKRQNLLRTELAWMRRGAQARSTKQKARIERFEELSNRKVDIQNAKMEMSLGSTRLGKTVIELENVRYEVNGEKIINDFSYIVLRNDRVAIIGKNGSGKTTLLNLIAGKIEPTNGIIKIGQTVKIGYFCQSNVDMDERLRAIEYIREAAHFMTMADGTKLSASQLMELFLFPGNLQWTPIAKLSGGEKRRLFLLRILMSEPNVLLLDEPTNDLDIQTLAILEDFIDNFNGAILFVSHDRYFIDRLADKVFAYEENGKLTQYIGGYLDYKEILDKRTEDNKTVVNEIKTASKEKPRMVATKRKLSFKEQKEYDEIEAVIASAEGELKAVRSQINMAGADFELLAQLTKDEEQLVKRLENLMERWAYLEEIVEGQS
- a CDS encoding VOC family protein yields the protein MQFKFFHNNLNVFDLEKSLAFYHEALGLKEVRRKEGKNFTLVFLGDGTTSHQLELTYLHERKEPYNLGENEFHLAFLVEDYEAAHALHEKMGCICYENKEMGIYFISDPDGYWLEILPASRYQ